In Corallococcus exiguus, the DNA window CAGATGGCGCGCGACGGCTTCGAGTTCGGCGCGCACACGCTGGGCCACACGGTGCTGACGCTGGAGCCCACGGCGGTGGTGGAGAAGGAGATCGTCGAGTCCAAGCAGACCATCGAGCGCGAGGTCGGTGTCCAGGTGAAGGACTTCGCGTACTGCAACGGCTGGTACTCGGACGAGATGATCCGCGTGCTCAAGCAGAACGGCTTCCGCTCGGGCGTCACCACGGAGGACCTGCCCAACCGCGTGGGCGGCGACCCGTTCGCCCTCAAGCGCAAGGTGATGTGGGAGAACTTCAGCCTGGGGATGATGGGGGACTACTCGTCTGCACTCACGGTGTGCCAGTTCGATGACTGCTTCGGCGTGCTGGGCATGAGCCACCCGGTGCTGGGCCACCGTCCGCACATTCTCTCTCCGGCCGTCAGCGGCGCCCCCAACATCCTGGTCCAGGAGGCGGCCGCCGCGGAGGTCGCGCTCGCGAAGGCGACGCCGGTGGAAGTCGTGGACGTGACAGCGCCGGTGATCGTGACGGATCCGCGGGTTGCGGCCGCGGTGACGGGTGCGCAGGTCGTGGTGGCGCCGAACGTGGCCATTGCCCCGGAGGCGGCGCAGCCGGAGGAGCTCCAGTGAGTGTGTCACCCAAGCCGGCCCCGTCCCCGTCGTTCCTGGGGCGGGCCGGCCCGTTGGTGTTGGCCCGGTTGTTCACCGCGGGGCTGACGCTGTCCATTCCACTCGTGCTCGCCCGGGTGCTTCGCCTGGACGAGTACGGCACCTACTACCAGCTGTTCCTCATCGCCAC includes these proteins:
- the exoL gene encoding spore coat polysaccharide deacetylase ExoL encodes the protein MAAYRRSQSGGRRILIVSYHRVVSDFTGELQRSIPGLLISQETFRRHLEQAHAAGFELASLGDAVDVMAGRRAAKKDLFVVTFDDGYRDVYRHAYPVLKQMGVPAITYLPTAFINTDKRFNHDRLFHLLRCVQERRFRPDYSTMPGPSVQLLGPILSGQKTTSAALDDFIGEHPTRVLTGIIDALERQLGGGSDLMPEQGDVMNWDEVRQMARDGFEFGAHTLGHTVLTLEPTAVVEKEIVESKQTIEREVGVQVKDFAYCNGWYSDEMIRVLKQNGFRSGVTTEDLPNRVGGDPFALKRKVMWENFSLGMMGDYSSALTVCQFDDCFGVLGMSHPVLGHRPHILSPAVSGAPNILVQEAAAAEVALAKATPVEVVDVTAPVIVTDPRVAAAVTGAQVVVAPNVAIAPEAAQPEELQ